The Bacillus sp. A301a_S52 genome includes a window with the following:
- a CDS encoding helix-turn-helix transcriptional regulator, which produces MTISLKEIRKKKGLTQEEVASLAGIHRSYYTRIELGMIPSVRAAKGIEKALGVHWTIFFDEICAKNTQIIKREVI; this is translated from the coding sequence GTGACTATATCTTTGAAAGAGATCAGAAAAAAGAAAGGCCTCACACAAGAAGAAGTAGCAAGTTTAGCTGGTATTCACCGTTCGTATTACACCAGAATCGAATTGGGGATGATACCGAGTGTTAGGGCTGCAAAAGGTATTGAGAAAGCATTAGGTGTACATTGGACAATTTTTTTTGATGAAATTTGTGCAAAAAATACACAAATAATAAAACGAGAGGTGATCTAA
- a CDS encoding helix-turn-helix transcriptional regulator → MDWGAVLKTARKREGLTQDELADKLHLTKSCISKFEHNVKEAKISTFINWMKHTNAQDLLIAAMLQIDPGQVTQMLELIGQYVTFIKLF, encoded by the coding sequence TTGGATTGGGGAGCTGTATTGAAAACAGCTCGGAAACGTGAAGGACTAACACAGGATGAATTAGCAGATAAACTTCACTTAACTAAAAGCTGTATTTCTAAATTTGAACACAATGTAAAAGAAGCTAAGATATCAACGTTTATCAATTGGATGAAACATACTAATGCTCAAGATTTACTCATCGCAGCCATGTTGCAGATCGATCCCGGACAAGTAACACAAATGCTAGAGCTTATCGGTCAGTATGTCACGTTTATCAAACTATTTTAG
- a CDS encoding phage antirepressor KilAC domain-containing protein, which produces MNQLTKIFDNQQLTIVTNGDSHEFLLKDLCNILELGQVAGVKRRLEDDVISNHPIQDSLGRTQQATFVNEDGLYDVILDSRKPEAKRFRKWITSEVIPSIRKHGGYLTPEKIEETLLNPDTIIKLATNLKEEQEKRQQAEKVIQMQKPKVVFANSCLASQDSVLVKDVAKLACKQGINIGQNRLYRKLREWGYIQKRDTQPTQKAIDAGYFEILQRNIQTPEGSKLTRTSKVTPKGQLKIINRLAKEKQDDVYCIQ; this is translated from the coding sequence ATGAATCAATTAACAAAGATATTTGATAATCAACAGTTAACGATTGTTACTAATGGAGATAGTCACGAATTCTTACTTAAAGATTTATGCAACATTTTAGAACTCGGTCAGGTTGCAGGCGTGAAAAGACGTTTGGAAGATGACGTGATTTCAAATCACCCCATCCAAGACTCGCTTGGAAGAACTCAACAAGCAACATTTGTTAATGAAGATGGACTATACGATGTAATTTTAGATTCTCGTAAACCTGAAGCTAAACGGTTCAGAAAATGGATCACATCTGAAGTCATACCATCTATTAGAAAACATGGCGGCTATCTAACACCAGAAAAGATAGAAGAAACCCTACTCAATCCAGATACGATCATCAAACTTGCCACCAATTTAAAAGAAGAACAAGAAAAGCGTCAGCAAGCTGAAAAAGTCATTCAGATGCAAAAACCAAAAGTAGTATTTGCTAATTCGTGCTTAGCTTCTCAGGATTCTGTCTTAGTTAAAGATGTTGCCAAACTTGCTTGTAAACAAGGTATTAACATTGGCCAAAATCGATTATATCGAAAGCTCAGAGAATGGGGATACATTCAAAAGCGCGACACTCAACCTACTCAAAAAGCAATAGATGCTGGATACTTTGAAATTTTACAGCGTAATATACAAACCCCTGAGGGTTCAAAGCTAACCAGAACTTCAAAAGTTACTCCAAAAGGTCAACTCAAAATTATTAATCGTTTGGCAAAAGAAAAGCAGGATGATGTTTATTGCATACAATAG
- a CDS encoding recombinase family protein, which yields MKIAIYVRVSTDEQVKSGHSIDNQKERLIAFCTSQGWDDYSLYIDDGYTGTNLNRPALKRMVSHVEEKRVDAVIVYKLDRLSRRQQDVLYLLEDVFEKNECVFKSATEPFDTSTPLGKAMIGILAVFAQLERDMIIERMTAGRRARTSKGMWYGGRIPYGYNWDKEKQELTVNHEQARIVKHMYAMYLKGASRLEIAEWAESRTNERVLNHSTVRDILTRVLYTGKLQNKEQLVDGNHEAIIDTATFEAVQREYEKRRTTRFQKGKFLLTGLMKCGICGGNVVNVKRKSKYAEGGYYHFYTCKDQHVRAKDTTNDKCWVGYHRRQMIEDKVIKRIKDLALDDELVKKEIEKSSTPHEDQSGLINELNEKLKETVVGLENLYEAIQIGEIKASFVSGRITKLEEERERIQTQIDDLSLDSPAPVSNESVIRMIKKIHESWDYIEEEEKSLLLRTVIDKVVLKKHGEIDIKWNFVN from the coding sequence ATGAAAATAGCTATTTATGTACGTGTATCGACCGATGAACAAGTTAAGTCTGGACACTCAATCGACAACCAAAAAGAACGCCTTATTGCTTTTTGTACGTCTCAAGGTTGGGATGATTATAGTCTTTATATTGACGATGGCTACACCGGGACAAATTTAAACAGGCCCGCATTAAAAAGAATGGTTAGTCATGTAGAAGAAAAACGGGTTGATGCTGTGATTGTTTACAAGCTAGATCGACTTAGCAGGCGGCAACAAGACGTGTTATATCTATTAGAAGATGTTTTCGAAAAAAACGAATGTGTTTTTAAGAGTGCTACGGAGCCATTTGACACGTCTACCCCGCTTGGTAAAGCCATGATCGGTATTTTAGCTGTATTTGCTCAGTTAGAAAGAGATATGATCATTGAGCGCATGACAGCAGGTAGACGAGCAAGGACATCAAAAGGCATGTGGTATGGAGGCCGAATACCATACGGTTATAATTGGGATAAGGAAAAGCAAGAATTAACCGTAAACCACGAACAAGCTCGCATTGTAAAGCATATGTACGCCATGTATTTAAAAGGCGCCTCTCGTTTAGAGATCGCTGAATGGGCTGAGAGTAGAACAAATGAACGAGTTTTAAACCACTCTACTGTACGCGATATCCTTACTCGTGTTTTGTATACAGGTAAGCTACAAAATAAAGAACAACTTGTGGACGGAAATCACGAGGCGATCATTGACACTGCGACTTTTGAGGCCGTACAACGCGAATATGAAAAAAGGCGTACCACTAGATTTCAAAAAGGAAAGTTTTTGCTGACAGGATTAATGAAATGTGGCATTTGTGGTGGTAACGTGGTTAATGTTAAACGTAAAAGTAAATATGCTGAAGGTGGCTACTATCATTTTTATACGTGCAAAGATCAACATGTAAGAGCCAAAGATACAACTAATGATAAATGTTGGGTTGGCTATCACCGCCGCCAAATGATAGAAGATAAAGTTATTAAGAGGATCAAGGACTTAGCATTAGATGATGAGTTAGTTAAAAAAGAGATAGAAAAGTCATCTACTCCCCATGAAGATCAATCCGGTTTGATAAATGAATTAAATGAAAAGTTAAAAGAAACTGTCGTGGGATTAGAAAACTTGTATGAAGCTATTCAAATTGGCGAAATCAAGGCATCGTTTGTTAGTGGACGAATTACGAAACTTGAAGAGGAACGAGAACGTATACAAACACAAATAGATGATTTATCGCTCGACTCCCCTGCCCCAGTGTCTAACGAGTCTGTTATTAGGATGATCAAAAAAATACATGAGTCATGGGATTATATAGAGGAAGAGGAAAAGAGTTTGTTACTCCGAACCGTCATTGATAAGGTGGTTTTAAAGAAGCATGGAGAAATTGATATTAAGTGGAACTTCGTGAATTGA
- a CDS encoding ImmA/IrrE family metallo-endopeptidase, which yields MHTIANKIGVKIQYKEHPFRFNNEVLLSKGSQKQQWMDFGHEVGHYLRHCGSQAILNPLFIELQEWQANNFAYHFCVPTFMLDKLTIHNAYDIVNMFNVDHPFASKRLDMYLSNHFYNDKERYYVYS from the coding sequence ATGCATACTATAGCAAACAAAATAGGTGTCAAAATTCAATATAAAGAACACCCATTTAGATTTAATAACGAAGTTTTGTTATCTAAAGGATCTCAAAAACAGCAATGGATGGATTTTGGCCATGAAGTTGGTCATTATCTAAGGCACTGTGGGTCTCAAGCGATTTTAAATCCTCTATTTATCGAGTTACAAGAGTGGCAGGCTAATAACTTCGCTTATCATTTTTGTGTACCTACTTTTATGTTGGACAAGCTTACTATTCATAATGCATATGATATTGTAAATATGTTTAATGTTGATCATCCTTTTGCATCTAAAAGGCTAGACATGTATTTAAGTAACCACTTTTATAATGATAAGGAGAGATACTATGTATATAGCTAA
- a CDS encoding helix-turn-helix transcriptional regulator, with protein sequence MTILEKEVTIMNYGERLAGLRKKNNLSQEALCKKLGINRSTYARYEVNRTQPDFETLLKISNFYKVTTDYLLGRSAHPELTAEDDEKSFDYYKSKIAKEFPDIDLMFKDMESLSAEDMKEVYEYIKFKMNQKKDD encoded by the coding sequence ATGACAATATTAGAAAAAGAGGTAACAATTATGAATTACGGAGAGCGTCTTGCTGGTTTAAGAAAAAAAAATAATTTATCGCAAGAAGCACTATGCAAAAAGTTAGGTATAAATCGATCGACATATGCTAGGTACGAAGTGAATCGCACACAGCCGGATTTTGAAACACTTTTAAAAATCTCTAATTTTTATAAAGTCACTACTGATTATTTGTTAGGTCGTAGCGCTCACCCGGAGTTAACAGCGGAGGATGATGAGAAAAGTTTTGATTACTATAAAAGCAAAATTGCTAAAGAGTTCCCGGACATAGATCTGATGTTTAAAGACATGGAATCTTTAAGCGCTGAGGATATGAAGGAAGTTTATGAATATATAAAATTTAAGATGAATCAAAAAAAGGACGATTAA